CGGCGGCCAGGAGCTGCTGGCCAAGCTCTACGCCTCGATCGGCGGCAACGTGGTGTCCTTCCTGTACGGCCCGATGGCCACGCAGCCGCTGGGCTGGTTCAAGAAGCCGGTCACCAAGGTCGACGACTTCAAGGGCCTGAAGTTCCGCACCAACGGCCTGGCGATCGACCTGTTCACCGCCATGGGCGCGGCGGTCAACGCGCTGCCCGGCGGCGAGATCGTGCCGGCGATGGACCGCGGCCTGCTCGACGGCGCCGAGTTCAACAACGCCACCTCCGACCGCGTGCTCGGCTTCCCCGACGTCTCCAAGGTCTGCATGCTGCAGAGCTACCACCAGAGCGCCGAGACCTTCGAGATCACGTTCAACAAGACCAAGTACGACGGCCTGCCGGCGAAGATGAAATCGATCATCGCCTACGCGGTCGAGGCGGCCTCGGCCGACATGTCCTGGAAGGCGATCGATCGCTATTCGAAGGACTACGCCGAGCTGCAGAGCAAGGACAAGGTCAAGTTCTACAAGACGCCCGACGCGATCCTGCAGGCCCAGCTCAAGCTGTGGGACGACATCATCGCCAAGAAGTCGGCCGAGAACCCGCTGTTCAAGGAGATCGCCGCGTCGCAGAAGGCCTTCGCCGAGCGCGCGGTGAAGTGGGACCAGGACACCTACGTCAGCCGTCGCATGGCGGTGGCGCACTTCTTCGGCAACAAGTAAGCCAGGGCCGATCGGGCTCGCGGGACTCGCGTTCCTACGTCAGCCATCCGGGCCCCGTCCGGATGGCTGATTCCTTTTGAGCAGGCCACGAAATGCAAAAGCTGCTGCTGACGATCGACAAGATCAGCACCTTCATCGGCCAGGCGTTTTCCTGGCTGATCGTCGCGCTCACGCTGATGATCTCGTGGGAGGTCTTCTCGCGTTATGCGCTCGACAACCCGCACGCGTGGGCCTTCGACGCCATGATCATCCTGTACGGCACGCTGTTCATGATGGCCGGCGCCTACACGCTGGCCAAGGCCGGCCACGTGCGCGGCGACGTGCTGTACGGCTTCTTCGAGCCGCGCACGCAGGCGACGATCGACCTGATCCTCTACATCCTCTTCTTCATGCCCGGCGTGTTTGCGCTGACCTATGCCGGCTACCACTTCGCGGCCGAGTCGTGGGCCATCCTCGAGCGTTCGAAC
This portion of the Leptothrix cholodnii SP-6 genome encodes:
- a CDS encoding TRAP transporter substrate-binding protein; this translates as MTSPTQPRRRFLRNASATALGAGALAAPMIAQAQTTSLRFQSTWPSKDIFHEYATDFAKKVNDMTGGELKIEVLPAGSVVPAFGLLDAVSKGTLDGGHGVLGYNYGKQNALALWNSGPAFGMDANMLLAWHKYGGGQELLAKLYASIGGNVVSFLYGPMATQPLGWFKKPVTKVDDFKGLKFRTNGLAIDLFTAMGAAVNALPGGEIVPAMDRGLLDGAEFNNATSDRVLGFPDVSKVCMLQSYHQSAETFEITFNKTKYDGLPAKMKSIIAYAVEAASADMSWKAIDRYSKDYAELQSKDKVKFYKTPDAILQAQLKLWDDIIAKKSAENPLFKEIAASQKAFAERAVKWDQDTYVSRRMAVAHFFGNK
- a CDS encoding TRAP transporter small permease subunit, with product MQKLLLTIDKISTFIGQAFSWLIVALTLMISWEVFSRYALDNPHAWAFDAMIILYGTLFMMAGAYTLAKAGHVRGDVLYGFFEPRTQATIDLILYILFFMPGVFALTYAGYHFAAESWAILERSNITAEGPPIYPFKTILPMAGAVLLLQGIVEVIRCIVCIRQGEWPSREHDVEEVDVDKLKEMVHVKDEDIARLDQYVVQQGSTK